The following proteins are co-located in the Cupriavidus pauculus genome:
- a CDS encoding efflux RND transporter periplasmic adaptor subunit, with amino-acid sequence MAGLVTLAGCGKQAEPVETVRPVRVMQLSPSAGKTAFEFSGEVRPRIESRLGFRVGGKIAARLVDVGATVRKGQPLARLDPTDLALAESGARAQFDAARTDRDLAAADLKRYKELAAKNFISAAELNRRQATYDSAASRLEQAQANLRNQSNQTGYAVLTADADGVVTAVDTEVGQVVTPGQPVIRVAQTAEKEVAIGLPEDQVDMLRGITDVTVHTWADPDRLLPGRVREISGAADPVTRTYPTRVSIPNPPADLRIGMTAAVQFTRAGDAGTIRIPLTALLQDKGTNQVWIYQPDKADKADKAGSGTVRPVPVTLGEAQGNLIEIRQGLAPGQTIVTAGVHLLKAGQKVKPMQSVAPAQPASSPGAPLSALDRRLG; translated from the coding sequence ATGGCCGGGCTGGTGACGCTGGCCGGCTGCGGCAAGCAGGCGGAGCCCGTGGAGACCGTGCGGCCGGTGCGGGTGATGCAGCTCAGCCCGTCGGCCGGCAAGACCGCGTTCGAGTTCTCGGGCGAGGTCCGTCCGCGTATCGAATCGCGGCTGGGCTTCCGCGTTGGCGGCAAGATCGCGGCCCGGCTGGTCGATGTGGGCGCCACGGTGCGCAAGGGCCAGCCGCTGGCGCGGCTCGATCCCACCGACCTGGCGCTGGCCGAATCGGGCGCGCGCGCCCAGTTCGACGCCGCGCGGACCGACCGCGACCTGGCCGCCGCCGACCTGAAGCGCTACAAGGAACTGGCGGCCAAGAACTTCATCAGCGCCGCCGAACTGAACCGCCGGCAGGCCACCTACGATTCGGCCGCCTCGCGGCTGGAGCAGGCCCAGGCCAACCTGCGCAACCAGTCGAACCAGACCGGCTACGCGGTGCTGACGGCCGACGCGGACGGCGTGGTCACGGCCGTCGATACCGAGGTGGGCCAGGTGGTCACGCCGGGCCAGCCGGTCATCCGCGTGGCGCAGACCGCCGAGAAGGAAGTGGCCATCGGCCTGCCCGAGGACCAGGTCGACATGCTGCGCGGCATCACCGACGTCACCGTCCATACCTGGGCCGATCCGGACCGCCTGCTGCCGGGCCGCGTGCGCGAGATTTCCGGCGCGGCGGACCCAGTGACGCGCACCTATCCCACCCGGGTCAGCATTCCGAACCCGCCGGCTGACCTGCGCATCGGCATGACGGCCGCCGTGCAGTTCACCCGCGCGGGCGATGCCGGCACGATCCGCATCCCGCTGACCGCGCTGCTGCAGGACAAGGGCACCAACCAGGTGTGGATCTATCAGCCAGACAAGGCCGACAAGGCCGACAAGGCCGGCAGCGGCACGGTCAGGCCGGTGCCCGTGACGCTCGGCGAGGCGCAGGGCAACCTGATCGAGATCCGCCAGGGGCTGGCGCCGGGCCAGACCATCGTCACGGCCGGCGTGCATCTGCTGAAGGCAGGCCAGAAGGTCAAGCCGATGCAGAGCGTGGCGCCGGCCCAGCCCGCGTCCAGCCCGGGCGCGCCGCTGAGCGCCCTCGACCGCCGCCTGGGCTGA
- the hpnD gene encoding presqualene diphosphate synthase HpnD — protein sequence MTPDQYCQDKAATSGSSFYYSSLLLPPERRRALTALQAWRLELDAIVHEDHDAGVALQRLDWWRAELRRLYDGTPNHPVSLALQPHLASLPQAEMTQVLDGTEMDLAQSRYFDDAALGRYARLVGGTVGRLTARLLGFTDALTLDAGEKLGLSQMRVRIIREVGRDARQGRIYIPVETLQRFEVPAADIMQSRHSAPFVTLMRDQAAQARALYQEALALLPRADRRAQRAALALAAIHHALLDEIEASDFQVLTQRISLTPMRKLWVAWKTWLRNR from the coding sequence GTGACGCCCGATCAGTATTGCCAGGACAAGGCCGCAACCAGCGGCTCCAGCTTTTATTACAGCAGCCTGCTCCTGCCCCCGGAGCGCCGCCGCGCGCTGACCGCGCTGCAAGCCTGGCGGCTGGAACTCGATGCCATCGTTCACGAGGACCATGACGCCGGCGTGGCGCTGCAACGGCTGGACTGGTGGCGCGCCGAACTGCGCCGGCTCTACGACGGCACCCCGAACCACCCGGTCAGCCTGGCGCTGCAACCGCACCTGGCCAGCCTGCCGCAGGCCGAGATGACCCAGGTGCTGGACGGCACGGAGATGGACCTCGCCCAGTCGCGCTATTTCGATGACGCCGCGCTGGGCCGCTATGCGCGGCTGGTGGGCGGCACGGTGGGCCGGCTGACGGCCCGGCTGCTCGGATTCACCGACGCGCTGACGCTGGACGCCGGCGAGAAACTGGGCCTGTCGCAGATGCGCGTGCGGATCATCCGCGAGGTCGGCCGCGACGCCCGCCAGGGCCGTATCTATATTCCCGTGGAAACGCTCCAGCGCTTCGAGGTGCCGGCGGCCGACATCATGCAGTCGCGCCATTCGGCGCCGTTCGTCACGCTGATGCGCGACCAGGCGGCGCAGGCGCGCGCCCTGTACCAGGAGGCGCTGGCCCTGCTGCCCCGCGCCGACCGCCGCGCCCAGCGCGCCGCGCTGGCGCTGGCCGCCATCCACCACGCGCTGCTCGACGAGATCGAGGCCAGCGACTTCCAGGTGCTGACCCAGCGCATCTCGCTCACGCCCATGCGCAAGCTCTGGGTGGCATGGAAGACCTGGCTGCGCAACCGCTGA
- a CDS encoding Zn-dependent hydrolase: MTTATPSLGQSILDHADALARHSDMEGGLTCAYLTPAHRQAQALLARWMEDAGMAVRVDAIGNVIGRYAADPAEANPKVLMTGSHFDTVRNGGRYDGRLGILLPIAVVGALRDAGIRLPYHLDVVAFAEEEGLRFKTSFLASSVLAGRFDPALLDRTDADGVTMREALAAAGLPGGGSLDALRAAAVDPATLAGFVEVHIEQGPVLLNRGLPLGIVTQIAGSSRFQVRVEGLASHAGTTPMDMRRDAATGAAEMILLVEQRCAQVPTLVGTVGQLQVPNGSSNVIPAACVFSMDIRAGEDGIREAAIADIVAGIERIAARRGLTAAVERVTPVNNAPCARWLMDQFAAVLKKRGAQAFELPSGAGHDAMMMQRITDVAMLFVRCGNGGISHNPLETITVEDAQQAAEVFVDFLRHFRAAA, translated from the coding sequence ATGACCACCGCCACCCCTTCCCTCGGCCAGTCGATCCTGGACCACGCCGACGCCCTGGCCCGCCATTCCGACATGGAAGGCGGCCTGACCTGCGCGTACCTGACGCCGGCGCACCGCCAGGCCCAGGCGCTGCTGGCGCGCTGGATGGAAGACGCCGGCATGGCGGTGCGCGTGGACGCCATCGGCAACGTGATTGGCCGCTATGCCGCCGATCCGGCCGAGGCGAACCCCAAGGTGCTGATGACCGGCTCGCACTTCGACACGGTGCGCAACGGCGGCCGCTACGACGGCCGGCTGGGCATCCTGCTGCCGATCGCCGTGGTCGGGGCGCTGCGCGACGCGGGCATCCGGCTGCCGTACCACCTGGACGTGGTGGCCTTTGCCGAGGAAGAAGGGCTGCGCTTTAAGACCAGCTTCCTGGCCAGCAGCGTGCTGGCGGGCCGCTTCGACCCGGCGCTGCTGGACCGCACGGACGCCGACGGCGTGACGATGCGCGAGGCGCTGGCGGCGGCCGGCTTGCCCGGCGGCGGCAGCCTGGACGCGCTGCGTGCGGCGGCGGTCGATCCCGCCACGCTGGCCGGCTTTGTCGAGGTCCATATCGAACAGGGGCCGGTGCTGCTCAACCGCGGCCTGCCGCTGGGCATCGTCACGCAGATCGCCGGCAGCAGCCGGTTCCAGGTGCGGGTGGAGGGGCTGGCCAGCCATGCCGGCACCACGCCGATGGACATGCGCCGCGACGCCGCCACGGGCGCGGCCGAGATGATCCTGCTGGTGGAGCAGCGCTGCGCGCAGGTGCCTACGCTGGTGGGGACGGTCGGCCAGTTGCAGGTGCCCAATGGATCGAGCAACGTGATTCCGGCCGCCTGCGTGTTCTCGATGGATATTCGGGCCGGCGAAGACGGCATCCGCGAGGCCGCCATCGCCGATATCGTGGCCGGCATCGAGCGGATTGCCGCGCGGCGCGGGCTGACGGCCGCCGTGGAACGCGTGACACCGGTCAATAACGCGCCATGCGCGCGCTGGCTGATGGATCAGTTCGCGGCGGTGCTGAAGAAACGGGGGGCGCAGGCGTTCGAGCTGCCGTCGGGCGCCGGGCACGACGCCATGATGATGCAGCGGATCACCGACGTCGCCATGCTGTTCGTCCGGTGCGGCAACGGCGGCATCAGCCACAATCCGCTGGAGACGATCACGGTGGAAGACGCCCAGCAGGCGGCCGAGGTATTCGTGGATTTCCTGCGGCACTTCCGGGCGGCGGCCTGA